CCTGTGATAAAAGCTCCTGACCTGAAGCAATCCCCGTGAGCGATGGCACGCTGGCGTACGAAGCAGCAAGATGACTGGTATCGCTGACGTTCTGCGGTACTACTGCATCCGGACCGCCGGATTTTTGCAAGCGGGATTCCAGTGCGGTATACAACGCAGCCGGTAAGGCCATGTTCGCCCCCTGCTCCAGCAGCAATAGAGCGCCAGCGATACGCACGGTGGCGGCATTATTGACTTCCGGATACCGAGACAGGCTGTCGAGCATTCGTGAACTTGCAAGCCACTCCATAGCCCCCTGCCGACTACGCTCGCGTTGTGGATGAAGCTGCGAATGAAAACGTTGTATTAACGCAGCCAGGAGTTCAAGCCCGTCCGCCATCCCTGTCTCGCCGTTACGGTGTAGTTGCGCCCAGGCATAATACGAAGCAACGCGGATATCTTTGGTTACCGTGGTAAGGAGTTTTTCAGCTAGCTGGCAGACGAGTTCAGTATCTGCCCCTGAAAGCTTATTCACCTCCTCACGCATCTGCTGAAAATCATCATCGTATCCGGGGTCGTCACCCGTCGGGTTAGCTGCGGATAACGGTAACAACCAGTTTTCCCACTGCGCCAGCCGCCGTTGCGCCTGTTCGGCAAGATTTGTCTGCTCTACCTGACAGGCTGCCAGCAATGTCTGCAGGTTTGCCATTAGTTAGTCTCTCCTTCATAGTCAATCACGCTGTCATCAATCTCTGCTTCTTGCGCTGCATTGATGTTAAATATCGTCTCCGGAAGCGTGAAGTTACGTAATTTCAACAGCGCCAGTGGTCCTTCACCCGCCTCAGTGCGCAGCGTGTAGTTTAGTGGCCTACCGTCCTGTGCTTTCCAGTTCAGACTCCAGCTGCTGCCCGTTCCTGAATAGGCGCTGACTACCGCCTTGTCGAGTAACCGTATCCAGCCCCAGGCTCCGGACATATCGGCATATTGCCGTGTTCCTGCCTGGGTGCTTACCCAACTTAAAGATGCCCCTGGCGCTTCGGTATCAGCAGGCCAGTTAAACCGCTTCCAGGCGGGCATCTGATTCATATAATTGAGTTTCTGACTGTCAATCACCAGCATGGTCTGCATAATGCCATCCGCAGTGCCGGGACGGAGTTCAAAGGACAGCCCGGCGTCCCCATTGGTGAACACGACATCGGATATGTGGCTCAAGGTGTCTACTGCCCGCAAAAAAGCCGGGTTAAACGTCAGCCCCTGTGTGTTGATGCTGTCCGGCACCCAATGACTTCCCTCCTTGTGAAGGACACCATTCAACCGGGTTTGTAAAAAGCGGGTAATGCGCCCGGAATCGGCATTGAGGTATTTCGCCAGCAGCGGCAGAGAGACTTCGCTGTTGACGTCCTTAAACGGATATCGTCCGCCAAAAGCACTGTTCCAGTCATCCACAACCGCGCTGCGCCACTGTGCATTAAGACTTTCCGCCGCCGGCATCAGTACCTGCTGCCAGGCCTGCTCCATCGGACGGACAAACATCGTCTGCCCGAACCCACTCCACTCCTGCCCCAACCCAGCCGCTACCAGACTGCCGTAATCACGGGTTTCTGTTAGATCCACCGCCTTGCCCTGGAACACTGTCTGGGCCAGCGCCTGGGTCATCGCCTGTGGGTCAGTCGCGTTGGTCACTTGTTGCAGGCGCAGACGCACCTGAGTGACGCGGGTCAGGAAGGTCTGAAGATTAAGGCTGCTGGTGCGTGCCCCACCGTCACGGTTGTCCATGAGAGCTAACACCGGACCAAAGGTGGCATCCAGGGGGCCGTGTTTGCCTCCATTCTGGTCAATGGCTGGTTGTACATCTCTGCCAAGTATATTTCGCGCTGATTTTACTAACGAATCAGCTATTGCCTCACCGGTCTGCCCGGTGCGCCCCTGAATACTCAAAGTGTTCATTAGCGCAACCAGAGGTGATTGCCGAACATCCGCCATCAGGGTTAACTGGTCTATGGCATCGGAAAGGGTTACAGCTTTCTGCCAGCGCAGACTGTTGAGAAAATCCAACCATGCACCGCTGTAATCCGCGAAATAACGCATCGTCAGACTTTGTTTCAGTACCTCTGGTGAGACCTGCTGCGCGGAGGGTTGCTGGCTGTCGCTCAGCACCCAGTCCATTTCATCCCGGCGCTCTTTCACCACCTTATCGATGGCAGGCTGTACTGCCTCCTCCCAGGCCTGTCGGGTGAACATCCCTGGTACAATCTCATTAGTGATAAAAAGACGCGAGGCCTCCGTGTCGCCCGTCATATCTGTCAGGCGCATATCTGAATACTGGTTCGCCACCTGTGCAAGCATCTTTTGATAAAGGGTAGACTCGCTGTTGCGCCTCCCCATTTGGTTTATCAACAGAGTACGCGTCTGGTTGATTAGCAAATCGTCAGCATGCAGACGCCAATGTGGATGCGATGCCAGAGTTGAGCCGTAAAATGTAAGGAGAGACGGGCCGATGCCCTGCCAGACGCCGTCAGCCACCCCAGAACGTTGCGGCCAGTCGCGCATCAGCGTGGCGGAGAACCACGCGCCGTTCATTCTTTCCGGACGGGCGAGCATCAAATAAAGTTTTAACTGGTCGTAAGCCGTTTTTGCTCGCCGTTCACGCAGCGGGCTATCGGGTGGAAGCTGCACAAACGCGTTCAGGTGCTGTAAGAGATGCTTCGCGGCGGCATCACGAAGCATCGGCTGAGCCATTTCTCCGTAACGCGGGAGGAGTGCTGCCAGCAGGTTATCGTTCTGGCTGAGACCACTACGGGCGAACCAGGGCGCACCGTGCTGTGAGCGGTACGTCAGCTGTGAAAGCATTTTTTGCAGTTCACCGAGAGCCTGCAGGCGGGTTTCCGGTGATTGTTTTTCTGTCGAGGCCTTCAGCACCTGCTCCTGCGCGCTCACGGCCAGACTGCGGTTGGCAAGGAAAGATACCGTCATTACCGCTCCCCATAGCATCAGCAATATTGCGGCCGCAACATACATTCCTCTTAGCCAGCTAAATCCAGGACGCGAAGGACGAAGTCTGGAGGGCAACTCCAGCACAGAATCTGGGAGTACCTGCCAGCGATTATCCATACCCCAGCGATGTTTCACGCTGCGAATGCCGCCGACAGTTGACGGGCTGAAGACCACACCCGCTAGCGGCAACGGGCGATACGGACTGAGCATTGCGGACAGTGGTCCGGAGATGTCAGAAAGATTGCGAGTGAGACGATCGGCAAGTGACAACAGAAAATGATGTTGCGGTGAGCCGCAGACCTGCTGGATACCCTGCGCAATAAGCTTCGGTACCAGAGCCTGTACCTGCGCGGCCAGTCTGTCAGGACTGCATCCTGCGGGCAGGAGACAGCCTACCGGCTGGGTGACTCTTTCAGCGTCATCAGGGCTCTGCTGCAGTGACCAGACATACAGTGGCAGTCGCCAGCCAAGGCATTCATAGCGTGCGCTGATAGCACGGGAAAAAGCGTCCAGCGCATCGTCGTTGAGCGTGGCCGAGGATTTCCCGGTCAGGCTATTTGTCACCCAGACTACCCCGTCAGCGGGCCGATAACGCAGCCGACGTAGCGCCGTGAGCCAGGCCTTGTCCTCAGGCTGTGCAGGGTCGCCGCCCCAGAGAAGTAAAGTCCCCTGGACTTCCTGCCAGTATTGTTCCGTCAACCCGGGCGTTAGCTGCTCCACGTCACTGACGTGGCCGGTGACCAGCAGAATGCGAACTTTGCGTCCCCAAAACCGGCCATGTTGATGGCGCAATGCCTGGCGAATATCCGCAACAGTAACGTTACGCGGTGGGGTTTGTACCAGACGGGATTCATCGTCGGGCAAAGCGTTTTCCTGGCGGGCCTGGCGACGATGGGCCAGCTCCCGTACGAATTTTTTTATGACCGGCAGGTAGCGGATAAAAGCCAGCCCCAGACAGAGGATCACCAGGGTCAGGATCTGCCCGTTGCGTGTTTCTATACCAAAACGAGTTCCATACCGAGAAATCAGCCACCACAAAGCCGTCACGCTGGCAAGTACCACCCCGACCCGCCCAAAACGGCCAAACAGACTACCCGTTGTGTTCATTTTCAC
This DNA window, taken from Leclercia adecarboxylata, encodes the following:
- a CDS encoding ImcF-related family protein, with the translated sequence MNTTGSLFGRFGRVGVVLASVTALWWLISRYGTRFGIETRNGQILTLVILCLGLAFIRYLPVIKKFVRELAHRRQARQENALPDDESRLVQTPPRNVTVADIRQALRHQHGRFWGRKVRILLVTGHVSDVEQLTPGLTEQYWQEVQGTLLLWGGDPAQPEDKAWLTALRRLRYRPADGVVWVTNSLTGKSSATLNDDALDAFSRAISARYECLGWRLPLYVWSLQQSPDDAERVTQPVGCLLPAGCSPDRLAAQVQALVPKLIAQGIQQVCGSPQHHFLLSLADRLTRNLSDISGPLSAMLSPYRPLPLAGVVFSPSTVGGIRSVKHRWGMDNRWQVLPDSVLELPSRLRPSRPGFSWLRGMYVAAAILLMLWGAVMTVSFLANRSLAVSAQEQVLKASTEKQSPETRLQALGELQKMLSQLTYRSQHGAPWFARSGLSQNDNLLAALLPRYGEMAQPMLRDAAAKHLLQHLNAFVQLPPDSPLRERRAKTAYDQLKLYLMLARPERMNGAWFSATLMRDWPQRSGVADGVWQGIGPSLLTFYGSTLASHPHWRLHADDLLINQTRTLLINQMGRRNSESTLYQKMLAQVANQYSDMRLTDMTGDTEASRLFITNEIVPGMFTRQAWEEAVQPAIDKVVKERRDEMDWVLSDSQQPSAQQVSPEVLKQSLTMRYFADYSGAWLDFLNSLRWQKAVTLSDAIDQLTLMADVRQSPLVALMNTLSIQGRTGQTGEAIADSLVKSARNILGRDVQPAIDQNGGKHGPLDATFGPVLALMDNRDGGARTSSLNLQTFLTRVTQVRLRLQQVTNATDPQAMTQALAQTVFQGKAVDLTETRDYGSLVAAGLGQEWSGFGQTMFVRPMEQAWQQVLMPAAESLNAQWRSAVVDDWNSAFGGRYPFKDVNSEVSLPLLAKYLNADSGRITRFLQTRLNGVLHKEGSHWVPDSINTQGLTFNPAFLRAVDTLSHISDVVFTNGDAGLSFELRPGTADGIMQTMLVIDSQKLNYMNQMPAWKRFNWPADTEAPGASLSWVSTQAGTRQYADMSGAWGWIRLLDKAVVSAYSGTGSSWSLNWKAQDGRPLNYTLRTEAGEGPLALLKLRNFTLPETIFNINAAQEAEIDDSVIDYEGETN